In Geotalea uraniireducens, one genomic interval encodes:
- the leuS gene encoding leucine--tRNA ligase, producing MDEKYIPRTVEEKWQRIWEEMKTYKVTEDSAKSKYYLLEMFPYPSGRIHMGHVRNYSIGDVVARYKRLRGYNVLHPMGWDAFGMPAENAAIQHKSHPAHWTYENIAYMRGQLKKMGLSYDWDRELATCDLDYYQWEQRLFLQMYEKGLVYKKSSSVNWCPTCETVLANEQVEDGCCWRCDSEVVLKELEQWFFRITEYAEELLDNTWQLPGWPERVLVMQRNWIGKSFGCEIDFPVEGSLAKVTVFTTRQDTLYGATFMSLAPEHSQALELTTPENRAEVEAFIERVKKTDKARRTAEDFEKEGVFTGSYCINPVTNRRMPIYLANFVLLDYGTGAVMAVPTHDQRDFEFAAKYRLPLQVVIQPEGAVLDPGAMTAAYTEVGILTNSGPFDGLRSDEAKERIADYLEREGVGRKTVNYRLRDWGISRQRYWGNPIPVINCDICGVVPVPEKDLPVVLPMDATFTGEGGNPLAKVPSFVNVTCPQCGAAARRETDTMDTFVQSSWYFLRYCCPDFAAGPLDRARAEYWMPVDQYIGGIEHAVLHLLYARFFTKVLRDLGYVNVDEPFKNLLTQGMVIKDGAKMSKSKGNVVDPDALINRYGADTARLFSLFAAPPEKDLDWSDQGVEGSYRFLNRVWRLVYDTLPFISTAGAVKPDQLGDEAKVLRRTVHKTIRKVTDDIDERFHFNTAIASIMELVNAVYAFEPKNLPANAAVLKEAVESIVLLLSPFVPHVAEELWAALGHAGGVEQAGWPGFDAAAAVDEELLIVIQVNGKVRGKVTVPAGAAEAQVKESALADERVGSWLEGKQVRKVIYVPGKLLNIVVG from the coding sequence GTGGACGAAAAATATATCCCCCGAACCGTCGAGGAAAAGTGGCAACGGATCTGGGAGGAAATGAAGACTTACAAGGTCACCGAAGATTCTGCCAAGAGCAAATATTATCTCCTCGAAATGTTCCCCTATCCCTCGGGGCGAATCCATATGGGGCACGTCCGCAACTACTCCATTGGCGACGTGGTGGCGCGTTACAAGCGGCTGCGCGGCTATAACGTCCTTCATCCCATGGGGTGGGACGCCTTCGGCATGCCGGCGGAGAACGCGGCGATCCAGCACAAGAGCCACCCGGCCCACTGGACCTACGAGAACATCGCCTACATGCGCGGCCAGCTGAAAAAGATGGGGCTCTCCTACGACTGGGACCGCGAGCTGGCCACCTGCGACCTCGACTACTATCAGTGGGAACAGCGGCTGTTCCTGCAGATGTATGAGAAGGGGCTGGTCTACAAGAAGTCCTCGTCCGTGAACTGGTGTCCCACCTGTGAGACGGTGCTGGCCAACGAACAGGTGGAAGACGGCTGCTGCTGGCGCTGCGACAGCGAGGTGGTGCTGAAGGAGCTTGAACAGTGGTTCTTCCGGATCACCGAGTATGCCGAAGAGTTGCTCGACAACACCTGGCAGCTCCCCGGCTGGCCGGAGCGGGTGTTGGTGATGCAGCGCAACTGGATCGGCAAGAGCTTCGGTTGCGAGATCGACTTTCCCGTGGAAGGGAGCCTGGCCAAGGTCACAGTTTTCACCACCCGCCAGGACACGCTCTACGGCGCCACCTTCATGTCGCTGGCCCCGGAGCACTCCCAGGCCCTCGAACTGACCACGCCGGAAAACCGGGCCGAAGTCGAGGCGTTCATCGAGCGGGTCAAGAAGACCGACAAGGCCCGGCGGACCGCCGAAGATTTCGAAAAGGAAGGGGTCTTCACCGGCTCCTACTGTATCAACCCGGTGACGAACCGGCGGATGCCGATCTATCTTGCCAACTTCGTCCTGCTCGACTATGGGACCGGTGCAGTGATGGCAGTGCCGACCCACGACCAGCGCGACTTCGAGTTTGCCGCCAAATACCGGCTGCCGTTGCAGGTGGTGATCCAGCCCGAAGGGGCCGTCCTCGACCCCGGGGCGATGACCGCCGCTTATACCGAGGTGGGGATCCTGACCAACTCCGGGCCTTTCGACGGTCTGCGCAGCGACGAAGCCAAGGAACGGATCGCCGATTACCTGGAGCGGGAAGGGGTCGGACGGAAAACCGTCAATTACCGGCTCCGCGATTGGGGGATTTCCCGGCAGCGTTACTGGGGCAACCCGATCCCGGTTATCAATTGCGACATCTGCGGCGTGGTGCCGGTGCCGGAGAAGGACCTGCCGGTGGTGCTGCCGATGGACGCCACCTTTACCGGCGAGGGGGGGAATCCGCTGGCCAAGGTCCCCTCGTTCGTCAATGTCACCTGTCCCCAGTGCGGTGCCGCCGCGCGCCGCGAAACCGATACGATGGACACCTTCGTCCAGTCCTCCTGGTACTTCCTTCGCTACTGCTGTCCCGATTTCGCCGCCGGGCCGCTCGACCGGGCGCGGGCCGAATACTGGATGCCGGTGGACCAGTATATCGGCGGCATCGAGCATGCGGTGCTCCATCTTCTCTACGCCCGTTTCTTCACCAAGGTGCTCCGCGATCTCGGCTACGTGAATGTCGATGAGCCGTTTAAAAACCTGCTCACCCAGGGGATGGTGATCAAGGATGGCGCCAAGATGAGCAAGTCGAAGGGGAACGTCGTCGACCCCGACGCGCTGATCAACCGTTATGGCGCCGATACGGCCCGGTTGTTCTCGCTCTTTGCCGCCCCCCCCGAGAAGGACCTGGACTGGAGCGACCAAGGGGTCGAGGGGAGTTACCGTTTCCTCAACCGGGTCTGGCGGCTGGTTTACGACACGCTTCCTTTCATCTCGACGGCGGGGGCGGTCAAACCGGACCAACTCGGCGACGAGGCCAAGGTGCTCCGGCGGACGGTGCACAAGACGATCCGGAAAGTCACCGACGATATCGACGAGCGCTTCCATTTCAATACCGCCATCGCTTCGATCATGGAGCTGGTCAATGCCGTCTATGCTTTCGAGCCGAAGAACCTGCCGGCCAACGCCGCAGTGCTCAAGGAAGCGGTTGAAAGCATCGTCCTGCTCCTTTCCCCCTTCGTTCCCCATGTGGCCGAAGAGCTCTGGGCGGCACTCGGTCATGCCGGCGGGGTCGAGCAGGCCGGCTGGCCCGGCTTCGACGCCGCAGCGGCAGTGGATGAGGAGCTGCTGATCGTTATCCAGGTGAATGGCAAGGTGCGCGGCAAGGTGACCGTTCCTGCCGGCGCCGCCGAGGCCCAGGTCAAGGAATCGGCCCTTGCCGACGAACGGGTCGGCTCCTGGCTTGAAGGGAAGCAGGTGCGGAAAGTTATCTACGTCCCCGGCAAGCTGCTGAACATTGTGGTCGGGTAG
- the lptE gene encoding LptE family protein: MRKYSLVCLLVLAMALGGCGYHTMMPARGEFGRGGKTIEVSIFANRTYRPNIEAVITDSIIDELVRREGAQVVNSGGEIVLSGTVLSYGTAAVSYTATDTVKEYRATITTEATLRRVGDGKVLWKGIVSANTVFPANDDLVLQQNSEDDAIRAICRKLAQQIYLHTTEDF; this comes from the coding sequence ATGCGGAAATACTCGCTCGTCTGCCTGCTGGTGCTGGCCATGGCGCTCGGCGGCTGCGGCTACCACACGATGATGCCGGCCCGCGGCGAATTCGGTCGCGGCGGCAAGACCATCGAGGTATCGATCTTTGCCAACCGCACCTATCGGCCGAACATCGAGGCGGTAATTACCGACAGCATCATCGATGAACTGGTCAGACGCGAGGGTGCCCAGGTGGTCAATTCGGGGGGTGAGATCGTCCTCTCGGGGACGGTGCTCTCCTATGGGACTGCCGCCGTCTCCTACACCGCCACCGATACGGTCAAGGAGTACCGGGCGACCATCACGACCGAGGCGACATTGCGCCGGGTTGGCGACGGCAAGGTGCTCTGGAAGGGGATTGTCTCGGCCAATACGGTCTTCCCGGCCAACGACGACCTCGTCCTTCAGCAGAACAGCGAAGACGACGCCATCCGGGCAATCTGTCGCAAACTGGCGCAGCAAATTTATCTGCATACAACCGAGGATTTCTGA
- the holA gene encoding DNA polymerase III subunit delta produces the protein MKVEELEKTLSRGEIGPLYYFHGDEPYLMERAAKRLVDRVVSADFRDFNLDVFYGNEVKGEEIATAAQTLPMFAERRLVLVKRAGDLNAAALDLLLPTVTDPPSSTCLVFLGEKVDQRKKFFQEVKKHGELVDCKRPYENQLGAFIREEARELGKRVEPAAVELLLYLVGNNLGELATQLAKVATFAGERETVTVADVKEIVSDTKVESVFDLANALGERNLVKAFRSLATILRDGEAPLMLLAMIARHFRQLWRVRELVAKQVGQQEIARQTGINPYFLKGIVDQARNFSVAELRDVFEALYMADLALKGGEGGGKPALVMERLVMGICGPRG, from the coding sequence ATGAAAGTTGAAGAACTCGAAAAAACGCTTTCCCGGGGCGAAATCGGCCCACTCTATTATTTCCATGGCGACGAGCCGTATCTCATGGAACGGGCGGCCAAACGCCTGGTGGACCGGGTGGTCTCCGCCGACTTCCGGGATTTCAATCTTGACGTTTTTTACGGCAATGAGGTCAAAGGGGAGGAGATTGCCACCGCTGCCCAAACGTTGCCGATGTTCGCCGAGCGGCGACTGGTGCTGGTCAAGCGGGCGGGCGACCTGAATGCGGCGGCGCTGGATCTTCTGCTGCCGACTGTTACCGATCCGCCATCATCCACCTGTCTGGTCTTTCTCGGCGAAAAGGTCGACCAGCGGAAAAAGTTCTTCCAGGAAGTGAAAAAGCACGGCGAGCTGGTCGACTGCAAGCGCCCCTACGAGAACCAGCTCGGCGCCTTCATCCGCGAGGAGGCGCGCGAACTCGGCAAGCGGGTTGAACCGGCGGCGGTGGAACTGTTGCTTTACCTCGTGGGGAACAATCTCGGCGAGCTGGCGACGCAGCTGGCCAAGGTCGCTACGTTTGCCGGCGAGCGCGAGACGGTTACCGTAGCCGACGTCAAGGAGATCGTTTCGGACACCAAGGTCGAGAGCGTCTTCGATCTGGCCAATGCCCTGGGAGAGCGTAACCTGGTCAAGGCGTTTCGCAGTCTCGCTACGATCCTCCGGGACGGCGAGGCGCCGCTGATGCTCCTGGCGATGATTGCCCGCCATTTCCGCCAACTCTGGCGGGTGCGCGAGCTCGTGGCAAAACAGGTCGGCCAGCAGGAGATTGCCCGCCAGACCGGCATCAATCCGTATTTTCTCAAGGGGATTGTCGATCAGGCCCGCAACTTTTCCGTAGCCGAGCTGCGGGACGTTTTCGAAGCGCTTTATATGGCTGACCTGGCCCTCAAGGGAGGCGAGGGGGGCGGGAAACCGGCGCTTGTCATGGAGCGGTTGGTAATGGGTATCTGCGGTCCGCGAGGCTGA
- the rpsT gene encoding 30S ribosomal protein S20: MAHHKSALKRIKQNKKRQLKNKHYRSTLRTFIKRVREAVEAKDQALAKEALQAAIPVIDKAASKGIIHTSNASRSVSRLAKLVNTLG, from the coding sequence TTGGCTCATCACAAGTCGGCCCTGAAAAGGATCAAGCAGAACAAAAAGCGTCAATTGAAAAACAAACACTACCGCTCCACTCTGCGGACTTTTATAAAGCGTGTACGCGAAGCAGTCGAGGCCAAAGACCAGGCGCTGGCCAAGGAAGCACTCCAGGCCGCCATCCCGGTTATCGACAAGGCCGCCTCGAAGGGGATTATCCACACCAGCAACGCTTCACGGAGCGTATCGCGTCTCGCCAAGCTGGTCAATACTCTCGGCTAG
- a CDS encoding GSU2204 family CXXCH-containing (seleno)protein, with protein MNFARKLLIPLPLLMLFVPLSVSAENSASSVSATVETGGAGIAVSDDIKRVNEYSVIRTKPGVNPYGKVDLRVREQGIVFDGTSRFMDSRDQTHEGTLDVKRVFRTSFSYDAFQHWLDHDQLNYLDAAIPPASSYTGNAANPLPLTPNTVPGYWYTPLPGTTTPAYGGSSATPPAGYQAQQIGRATLYGEDLTPNSDFSIVRREWKSDTDLTIPQLPNLTFHFNYRNEQREGVEQSIGMSKCTSCHITGGGKNIDENTRDISAGVTGRFGLLTLTYTFLNRQFRENAAAPTRLYDPALSPGQAYAVNGPFDNRLLYDYENGPLRYDATPDSNKNSHVVKAKVDLPGEASVFASYVNTKVDSSKSDEPGIFTLDRQKLESTYDSFGGRVTTKVGKRLTFTLRGKTEKIRNDDVGIAFTTLSGTGTAPNQFVPDPTSLQATRYSSLSRDSYTIGLDAVYRLARRTTLRLGYDFNEVNRHEQEFGDSKIHTVKASINTRPSTTLSARASYTFKKIDDPFVTPAAALVPMTDVSGNITVGNGPTYGIDFYNRRTADLSNQPDTVHEGNVSATWSPGPRFSTTAYYRIKAERNDLNKGAWKQTSHGPGLTVWYAPTDKVAMTLAYNYQKQKTENMMCQGLYDGUAGVIVSTQFGSTCDNYQYDIDVHTVSLSTNYEATEQLKLFANAMYNDAKARINGLYFPSLAELGYTDAVLTSSFYALEDLPAIQEYSDLHYRQIDLSVGGTYNVTTNLFVTAQAGFQQFIDDAPYVYGDQDGTVYSGSLGIGYRF; from the coding sequence ATGAATTTTGCCAGAAAACTGCTGATCCCGTTGCCGCTCCTGATGCTGTTCGTCCCACTGTCGGTTTCGGCAGAAAACTCGGCCAGCTCCGTCTCGGCCACCGTCGAAACCGGCGGTGCGGGGATCGCGGTGAGTGACGACATCAAGAGAGTCAACGAATATTCCGTTATCAGGACCAAACCGGGGGTCAACCCCTATGGCAAGGTCGACCTTAGGGTGCGGGAACAGGGGATCGTCTTTGACGGTACCAGCCGTTTCATGGATTCCCGTGACCAGACCCATGAGGGGACGCTCGACGTCAAAAGAGTCTTCAGGACCTCGTTCAGCTACGATGCCTTCCAGCACTGGCTCGATCACGACCAGTTGAACTACCTTGACGCGGCGATTCCCCCCGCCAGCAGCTATACCGGTAATGCGGCCAACCCGTTGCCGCTGACGCCGAATACCGTCCCCGGCTACTGGTACACGCCGCTCCCCGGGACGACCACCCCGGCGTACGGCGGCAGTTCAGCCACGCCGCCGGCCGGTTACCAGGCCCAGCAGATCGGCCGCGCCACCCTCTACGGCGAGGACCTGACGCCGAACAGCGACTTTTCCATCGTCCGCCGGGAATGGAAAAGCGACACCGATCTCACCATCCCCCAGTTGCCGAACCTGACGTTCCACTTTAACTACCGGAACGAGCAGCGGGAGGGGGTCGAACAGTCGATCGGCATGAGCAAGTGTACCTCCTGCCATATCACCGGCGGCGGGAAAAACATCGACGAGAACACCCGGGACATCTCGGCGGGGGTGACCGGCCGGTTCGGACTGCTGACCCTCACCTACACCTTCCTCAACCGCCAGTTCCGGGAAAATGCCGCCGCGCCGACCCGCCTGTACGACCCGGCCCTCTCCCCCGGCCAGGCCTATGCGGTCAACGGTCCGTTCGACAACCGGCTGCTCTACGATTACGAAAACGGGCCGCTTCGCTACGACGCCACCCCCGACTCGAACAAGAACAGCCATGTCGTCAAGGCGAAGGTCGACCTGCCCGGCGAAGCATCGGTATTCGCCAGCTACGTCAATACCAAGGTCGACAGCAGCAAGAGCGACGAGCCGGGGATTTTCACCCTGGACCGGCAGAAGCTCGAATCCACCTACGACTCCTTCGGCGGCCGGGTTACCACCAAGGTGGGCAAGCGGCTCACCTTCACGCTGCGCGGCAAGACAGAAAAAATCCGCAACGATGATGTCGGGATCGCTTTCACCACTCTCAGCGGTACCGGCACCGCCCCGAACCAGTTCGTTCCCGATCCGACCTCGCTGCAGGCCACGCGGTACTCGTCGCTCAGCCGCGACAGCTACACCATCGGCCTCGACGCGGTCTATCGTCTGGCCCGGCGGACCACCCTGCGACTCGGCTACGACTTCAATGAAGTAAACCGGCACGAGCAGGAATTCGGCGATTCCAAGATTCACACCGTCAAGGCGTCGATCAATACCCGTCCGTCCACCACCCTTTCCGCCCGGGCAAGCTACACCTTCAAGAAAATCGACGACCCCTTCGTTACCCCGGCAGCAGCGCTCGTGCCGATGACCGACGTCAGCGGTAACATCACCGTCGGCAACGGCCCGACTTACGGAATAGACTTCTACAACCGGCGGACCGCGGACCTCTCCAACCAGCCGGACACGGTTCACGAAGGAAACGTCTCCGCCACCTGGTCACCCGGACCCCGCTTCTCGACGACCGCCTACTACCGGATCAAGGCAGAGCGGAACGACCTCAACAAGGGGGCCTGGAAGCAGACCTCCCACGGCCCCGGGCTTACCGTCTGGTATGCCCCAACCGACAAGGTAGCCATGACTCTGGCATACAACTATCAGAAGCAGAAGACGGAAAACATGATGTGCCAGGGACTTTACGACGGCTGAGCGGGCGTAATCGTATCGACCCAGTTTGGGTCGACCTGTGACAACTATCAGTACGACATTGATGTCCACACCGTCTCACTCAGCACCAACTACGAAGCAACTGAGCAGCTCAAACTGTTTGCCAACGCGATGTACAACGACGCCAAGGCGCGGATCAACGGGCTCTATTTCCCGTCGTTGGCCGAACTCGGCTATACCGACGCCGTCCTGACATCCTCGTTTTACGCACTGGAGGACCTCCCGGCGATCCAGGAGTACTCCGATCTCCACTACCGGCAGATCGACCTGAGCGTCGGCGGTACCTATAACGTCACGACGAATCTGTTCGTCACCGCCCAGGCCGGCTTCCAGCAGTTCATCGACGATGCCCCCTACGTGTACGGCGACCAGGACGGCACCGTCTATTCGGGATCGCTCGGTATCGGCTACCGGTTCTAA
- a CDS encoding GSU2203 family decaheme c-type cytochrome: MRNLLPATRLVHLAILAAISLALGACATGAIRERMLTLPVIDGATYTGDAVCAQCHEDKMAPFAATVHGRLAEFELLGGTKGCESCHGPGSLHAQDGDPAKILTFGQLAADQASALCLKCHSAGALMEWHGNEHALNDVACTDCHAIHQPKNAVRKSLKKAEPELCYGCHQEYQAKANFPSHHPIKEGKMTCSSCHQAHGSTLRNLRSEERVNDLCFNCHSRYQGPFVFEHAPVQDDCTICHDAHGTVANNLLRQNEPFLCLQCHEMHFHAVRDGATVDPGNTALDASKINGITPGTTVSGTNDVQYTNKFGADGWRMGFGTKCTVCHTQIHGSDLPSQTAPSVNTTGTKGWPDGAKGLTR, encoded by the coding sequence ATGCGAAACTTGCTGCCTGCAACCCGACTGGTGCATCTGGCGATTCTTGCCGCCATTTCGCTGGCTCTCGGCGCCTGCGCGACCGGGGCCATTCGCGAACGGATGCTTACCCTGCCGGTCATTGACGGGGCAACCTATACGGGCGACGCAGTATGCGCCCAGTGCCACGAAGACAAGATGGCGCCCTTCGCCGCCACGGTTCACGGCCGGCTGGCCGAATTCGAACTGCTGGGCGGAACTAAGGGGTGCGAATCGTGCCACGGTCCCGGCAGCCTCCACGCCCAGGACGGCGACCCGGCAAAAATCCTCACGTTTGGTCAGCTGGCGGCTGACCAGGCCTCCGCGCTCTGCCTGAAATGCCATAGCGCCGGCGCGCTCATGGAATGGCACGGCAACGAGCACGCCCTCAACGATGTGGCCTGCACCGACTGCCACGCCATCCATCAGCCGAAGAACGCCGTCCGAAAGAGCCTGAAAAAAGCGGAGCCGGAACTCTGCTACGGCTGCCATCAGGAATACCAGGCCAAGGCCAACTTCCCGTCGCATCACCCGATCAAGGAAGGGAAAATGACCTGTTCGAGCTGCCACCAGGCTCACGGCTCGACCCTCAGGAACCTGCGCAGCGAAGAGCGGGTGAACGATCTCTGTTTCAACTGCCACAGCCGCTACCAGGGGCCGTTCGTCTTCGAGCACGCCCCCGTTCAGGACGACTGCACCATCTGCCACGACGCCCATGGCACCGTCGCCAACAACCTGCTGCGGCAGAACGAACCGTTCCTCTGCCTCCAGTGCCACGAAATGCACTTTCACGCGGTACGCGATGGGGCCACGGTCGATCCGGGCAACACCGCCCTCGACGCCAGCAAGATCAACGGCATCACCCCGGGGACGACGGTTTCCGGCACCAACGATGTCCAGTACACCAACAAGTTCGGTGCCGATGGATGGCGGATGGGCTTCGGCACCAAATGCACCGTCTGCCATACCCAGATTCACGGCAGTGACCTGCCGTCCCAGACCGCTCCGTCCGTCAACACGACGGGCACCAAGGGATGGCCCGACGGTGCAAAGGGGCTGACCCGCTAA
- a CDS encoding LysR family transcriptional regulator — translation METLYLKTLLVAADKGSFSKAAADLCITQSAVSQRIKFLEERYGCELLDRSGPVALLTPAGEMVVKKAQAILELEHALHEELQKFHGKQRLSLCCTPSFGISYLPGILNRFMMGNADIVDLKFMFYTPEQAVKGLTEREFDIGIIEHCEDLDLSEFTTIPLPKDELVFVSAPALGLESPVAAIDTLLEQRLITRKDGCSSKKLLRLNLEALGRELEDFKSMVIYDDLRLTVETVLSGGGISFMSTSLIHRHLRSGTLLEHRVAGFCHSRFRTVALGRVKRNDALVEDFLECISSEFAERCDWGGEA, via the coding sequence ATGGAAACACTCTATTTGAAGACGTTACTGGTGGCGGCGGACAAGGGGAGCTTCTCCAAGGCGGCGGCGGACCTGTGCATCACTCAATCGGCCGTATCGCAACGGATCAAGTTTCTGGAGGAACGCTACGGCTGCGAACTGCTCGACCGATCCGGACCGGTGGCGCTCCTGACCCCGGCTGGGGAGATGGTGGTGAAGAAGGCGCAGGCGATCCTCGAACTCGAGCACGCCTTGCACGAGGAACTGCAGAAGTTTCACGGTAAGCAGCGGTTGTCGCTCTGCTGCACTCCCTCCTTCGGGATTTCGTACCTGCCGGGGATTCTCAACCGGTTCATGATGGGCAATGCCGATATCGTCGATCTGAAGTTCATGTTCTATACCCCCGAACAGGCGGTCAAGGGGCTGACGGAACGTGAATTCGACATTGGCATCATCGAACATTGCGAAGATCTCGATCTGAGTGAGTTCACCACCATTCCCCTGCCGAAGGATGAACTGGTTTTCGTCAGCGCCCCGGCGCTCGGCCTGGAGTCTCCCGTTGCCGCCATCGACACGCTGCTTGAGCAGCGGCTGATCACTCGCAAGGACGGCTGCAGCTCGAAAAAGCTGTTGCGGCTCAATCTTGAAGCGCTCGGCCGTGAGCTGGAGGATTTCAAGAGTATGGTGATTTACGACGATCTACGGCTGACGGTGGAAACGGTCCTCTCCGGCGGTGGGATCTCTTTCATGTCGACGAGTCTCATTCACCGGCATCTGCGCAGCGGAACACTTTTGGAGCACCGGGTGGCAGGGTTCTGTCACAGCCGGTTCCGGACCGTTGCCCTTGGCCGGGTGAAGCGGAACGATGCGTTGGTGGAGGATTTTCTGGAATGTATCAGTTCGGAATTTGCCGAACGGTGTGACTGGGGCGGGGAGGCATGA
- a CDS encoding tetrathionate reductase family octaheme c-type cytochrome, whose protein sequence is MKKGLTGVIVGAALLAISGTGMAQVDHADFITGPFKSGTEVTKKCLECHEKEADDIIKTPHWLWKGPTKGHVRGYEHSNVEYGKTNMLNAFCVSVEGGPNQEARGHCSECHPSYVWNEKNFNFKDTTKIDCLICHAQKGDYGREDDVISDFTDLKKAAVSVGLPTIRNCGACHYSGGGDDGVKHGDLDSTLNTADKSLDVHMASKEKGGQGMTCQACHTTKDHRIAGASTMMATYDGRVFCENCHSGKNAPHQKSRNRALINNHLKTVACQTCHIPYFARGKATRVGWDWSTVGDKLKLPPQEGRIAFDNAKGTWKWAKNVVPTYMWYDGTIDRYMKGDKIKDPSKPLIMMKPYGSITEKNAKIYPFKYFTGKQPMDAQFKYLNVFQQYKGLWVTLNWQKSLEDGAKGSGLPYSGKYQFVSTVSYIGQDHMIAPKEEALTCGDCHMGGNRLDWKALGYKGDPMLMGGGRDKKSSIEHGLKPMDLNFIQENWVQKHSGNTACPTPVKKHSKVAAK, encoded by the coding sequence ATGAAAAAGGGTTTGACCGGAGTGATCGTCGGCGCAGCGCTGCTCGCCATTTCCGGCACCGGGATGGCGCAGGTCGATCACGCCGACTTCATCACCGGGCCGTTCAAGAGTGGGACCGAGGTCACCAAGAAGTGTCTTGAGTGCCACGAGAAAGAAGCGGACGACATCATCAAGACCCCGCACTGGCTCTGGAAAGGGCCGACCAAGGGGCATGTCAGAGGCTATGAACACAGCAACGTCGAATACGGCAAGACAAACATGCTGAATGCCTTCTGCGTTTCCGTCGAAGGTGGCCCGAATCAGGAGGCCCGCGGGCACTGCAGCGAGTGCCACCCGAGCTACGTCTGGAACGAGAAGAACTTCAACTTCAAAGATACGACGAAGATCGACTGCCTGATCTGCCATGCCCAGAAAGGCGACTACGGCAGAGAAGACGACGTCATCAGCGACTTCACCGATCTCAAGAAAGCGGCCGTCAGCGTTGGGCTGCCGACGATCAGAAACTGCGGCGCCTGCCACTACTCCGGCGGCGGCGATGACGGCGTCAAGCACGGCGACCTCGACTCGACCCTCAACACGGCGGACAAGTCCCTCGACGTCCACATGGCCAGCAAGGAAAAAGGCGGCCAGGGGATGACCTGCCAGGCCTGCCACACCACCAAGGACCACCGCATCGCCGGTGCCTCGACCATGATGGCCACTTACGACGGCCGCGTTTTCTGCGAAAACTGCCACAGCGGCAAGAATGCGCCGCACCAGAAATCCCGTAACCGCGCCCTCATCAACAATCACCTCAAGACCGTGGCCTGCCAGACCTGCCACATCCCCTACTTCGCCCGCGGCAAAGCTACCCGCGTGGGCTGGGACTGGTCGACCGTCGGCGACAAGCTGAAGCTGCCGCCCCAGGAAGGCCGGATCGCCTTCGACAACGCCAAAGGGACCTGGAAATGGGCCAAAAACGTTGTTCCGACCTACATGTGGTATGACGGCACCATCGACCGCTACATGAAAGGCGACAAGATCAAGGATCCTTCCAAGCCGCTGATCATGATGAAGCCTTACGGCTCCATCACCGAGAAGAATGCCAAGATCTATCCGTTCAAGTACTTCACCGGCAAGCAGCCGATGGATGCGCAGTTCAAGTACCTGAATGTCTTCCAGCAGTACAAAGGGCTCTGGGTCACCCTGAACTGGCAGAAGTCTCTCGAAGACGGCGCCAAAGGGTCCGGTCTCCCCTACAGCGGTAAGTACCAGTTCGTCAGCACGGTTTCCTATATCGGTCAGGACCACATGATTGCCCCGAAAGAAGAGGCTCTCACCTGCGGCGACTGCCATATGGGTGGTAACCGGCTCGACTGGAAAGCCCTCGGCTACAAAGGCGACCCGATGCTGATGGGTGGCGGCCGTGACAAGAAGTCCTCCATCGAGCACGGCCTGAAGCCGATGGACCTCAACTTCATCCAGGAGAACTGGGTACAGAAGCACTCCGGCAACACTGCCTGCCCGACTCCGGTGAAGAAGCACTCCAAAGTGGCCGCCAAGTAA